One Vibrio neonatus genomic window carries:
- the lysS gene encoding lysine--tRNA ligase, giving the protein MTEQVQIDENKLIAERRAKLDSIRKECKANGHPNDFRRDSLAGDLQAQFGEKTKEELEELNHVVAVAGRIMAKRGPFLVIQETSGRIQGYAAKDVQKALKAQYQGLDIGDIIGIKGALHKSGKGDLYVNMEEYELLTKALRPLPEKFHGLTDQEMRYRQRYVDLIVNEDSRHAFIIRSKLVSAIRNFMSGKGYLEVETPMMHVIPGGATARPFITHHNALDIDMYLRVAPELYLKRLVVGGFDRVFEINRNFRNEGLSPRHNPEFTMMEFYQAYSDYKDLMDLTEEMLSTVAVEVLGSTAMPYGDETVEFGGKYARMSMFEAIKQYNPDHAEIQAMTEEDIQDRDKMVAIAKSVHVQVETFWTCGQLLEEIFGETAEPQLIQPTFITGYPADISPLARRSDSNPFFTDRFEFFIGGREVANGFSELNDAEDQDARFKAQVDAKDAGDDEAMYYDADYITALEHGLPPTAGQGIGIDRLAMLFTNTHTIRDVILFPAMRPQQ; this is encoded by the coding sequence ATGACTGAGCAAGTTCAAATTGATGAAAACAAACTGATTGCAGAGCGCCGCGCGAAATTAGATTCAATCCGCAAGGAGTGCAAGGCAAACGGTCACCCTAATGACTTCCGTCGTGACAGCCTAGCCGGTGATCTTCAAGCACAGTTTGGTGAGAAAACCAAAGAAGAGTTAGAAGAACTGAACCATGTAGTGGCTGTTGCAGGTCGCATCATGGCAAAACGTGGTCCTTTCTTAGTGATCCAAGAAACTTCTGGCCGTATCCAAGGTTACGCTGCTAAAGACGTACAAAAAGCGCTTAAAGCACAGTACCAAGGTCTTGATATCGGTGACATTATCGGTATTAAAGGTGCGCTGCATAAATCAGGTAAAGGCGATCTTTACGTGAACATGGAAGAGTACGAATTGCTGACTAAAGCGCTTCGTCCACTACCAGAAAAATTCCACGGTCTAACTGACCAAGAGATGCGTTACCGTCAACGTTACGTTGATTTGATCGTAAACGAAGATTCTCGTCATGCGTTTATTATTCGCTCTAAACTAGTGTCTGCTATTCGTAACTTTATGAGCGGTAAAGGCTACCTAGAAGTAGAAACGCCAATGATGCACGTGATTCCTGGCGGCGCAACCGCACGTCCATTTATCACTCACCACAACGCACTTGATATCGACATGTACCTACGTGTTGCACCAGAGCTTTACCTGAAGCGTTTGGTAGTGGGTGGCTTTGACCGTGTATTTGAGATCAACCGTAACTTCCGTAACGAAGGTCTTTCTCCACGTCACAACCCAGAATTCACTATGATGGAATTCTACCAAGCTTACTCTGACTACAAAGATCTAATGGATCTGACTGAAGAGATGCTAAGCACAGTAGCGGTTGAAGTTCTTGGTTCAACAGCAATGCCTTACGGCGATGAAACGGTTGAGTTTGGTGGCAAATATGCACGTATGAGCATGTTTGAAGCGATTAAACAATACAACCCAGATCATGCTGAAATTCAAGCAATGACCGAAGAAGACATTCAAGACCGTGACAAGATGGTGGCGATTGCAAAATCTGTTCACGTTCAAGTCGAAACGTTCTGGACTTGTGGTCAACTTCTTGAAGAGATCTTTGGTGAAACGGCTGAGCCTCAACTGATTCAACCTACTTTCATTACTGGCTACCCAGCGGACATCTCTCCACTGGCGCGTCGTAGTGACAGCAACCCATTCTTCACTGACCGTTTTGAGTTCTTTATCGGTGGTCGTGAAGTGGCAAATGGTTTCTCTGAGCTTAATGATGCAGAAGACCAAGATGCGCGTTTTAAAGCGCAAGTTGATGCAAAAGATGCGGGTGATGATGAAGCAATGTACTACGATGCAGACTACATTACTGCACTAGAGCATGGTCTACCACCAACAGCAGGCCAAGGTATTGGTATCGATCGTCTAGCGATGCTATTTACTAACACGCACACTATTCGTGACGTGATTCTATTCCCTGCAATGCGCCCACAACAATAA
- a CDS encoding CBS domain-containing protein, whose product MIKIVDLMTRNPYTLLRSNTLADAQKLMTEHEVRHVPVVDVDDKLLGLVTHRDILAAQDSNLQAGAESNNYTLHTPLNQAMSKNVITVSPYAGLKESALMIQKRKVGCLPVVENGKLVGIITDSDFVTIAINLLELQEEVEPVEVGT is encoded by the coding sequence ATGATAAAAATTGTCGATCTTATGACTCGCAACCCCTATACACTGTTGCGTTCCAACACCCTTGCCGATGCACAAAAGCTCATGACCGAACACGAAGTTAGACACGTACCTGTGGTTGATGTGGATGACAAGTTACTCGGCCTTGTCACACACAGAGACATACTCGCCGCTCAAGACTCAAACTTGCAAGCTGGCGCAGAAAGCAATAACTACACTCTGCATACGCCCCTTAACCAAGCAATGTCGAAAAACGTCATTACGGTCAGCCCTTATGCGGGTCTAAAAGAAAGCGCCTTAATGATCCAAAAACGCAAAGTAGGCTGTTTGCCAGTAGTGGAAAATGGAAAACTGGTAGGCATTATCACTGACAGTGACTTTGTGACGATTGCCATTAACTTATTAGAACTGCAAGAAGAAGTGGAACCGGTTGAAGTAGGCACATAA
- a CDS encoding S1 family peptidase — protein MNKWILSTIGLSMVTGAQAVTLGDDVFDAEYRVTIRSSHMAEFPLCSGTLIRDQWILTAAHCVVFPGEDGTNAGDYYVARPGELTITHSAANLESDISDDITNFVDVSHVVVHSDYQRLSSVEVTNGDVEQINTELSNDIALLRIKYPLPDITPATLASPDVMAALELELISQWPTESNVAKPENVQVHGWGSTDVYDPWGDTVELQLQTTSQAFYPIDECFTRLEEGKDAPDFISSAIDPTKICTNPTKLEKYDENGSVYGNSACIGDSGGALLSSLDGTEYQIGIVSGTPLILPVCGSVTIPSFHTKVSYFYDWINQVVDSEELPSDTVTPPNFIQNAQSSEDDEALPEEGGCDESETVFVDCGGSDSDSGSVHYIWLLLLSAVAFRRHFQRR, from the coding sequence ATGAATAAATGGATTTTATCGACCATAGGCTTATCAATGGTCACCGGAGCCCAAGCGGTTACATTGGGTGATGATGTGTTCGATGCTGAGTATCGAGTCACCATTCGCTCCAGTCATATGGCGGAATTTCCGTTATGTAGCGGTACTTTGATTCGTGATCAATGGATTTTAACCGCAGCGCACTGTGTGGTATTTCCCGGTGAAGATGGTACAAATGCGGGTGATTACTATGTCGCTCGACCCGGAGAGCTCACCATTACGCATAGCGCGGCTAATTTAGAGTCTGATATTAGTGATGACATCACCAACTTTGTGGATGTATCGCATGTGGTGGTGCACAGTGATTATCAAAGGCTAAGTAGTGTCGAAGTAACCAATGGTGATGTTGAACAAATCAATACTGAGCTCTCTAACGATATTGCTTTGTTGAGGATCAAATATCCGTTACCCGATATTACCCCTGCAACCTTAGCCAGTCCTGACGTGATGGCTGCACTTGAACTTGAGTTAATTTCTCAGTGGCCAACAGAAAGTAATGTGGCGAAGCCAGAAAATGTGCAAGTGCACGGCTGGGGCAGTACCGATGTGTATGACCCTTGGGGAGATACCGTAGAGCTGCAACTGCAAACCACATCCCAAGCGTTTTATCCCATTGATGAGTGTTTTACTCGTCTTGAAGAGGGCAAAGATGCCCCTGATTTTATTTCTTCAGCGATAGACCCAACTAAAATCTGTACCAATCCAACTAAGCTTGAAAAATATGATGAGAACGGCAGTGTATATGGCAACTCAGCCTGTATCGGTGACTCCGGCGGTGCGTTACTGTCTAGTTTAGATGGCACTGAGTATCAGATTGGTATTGTCAGTGGCACGCCGTTAATTTTGCCAGTTTGTGGCTCGGTGACTATCCCAAGTTTCCATACCAAAGTGTCTTACTTTTATGATTGGATTAATCAAGTAGTGGACAGTGAAGAGCTGCCATCAGATACAGTGACTCCGCCTAATTTCATTCAAAACGCTCAATCTTCTGAGGATGACGAAGCCTTACCTGAAGAGGGAGGCTGTGATGAAAGCGAAACGGTATTTGTAGATTGTGGTGGTTCGGATTCCGATTCAGGCAGTGTGCACTATATCTGGTTATTGTTGCTATCAGCGGTCGCCTTTAGAAGACATTTCCAACGACGTTAG
- the queA gene encoding tRNA preQ1(34) S-adenosylmethionine ribosyltransferase-isomerase QueA: MQVSDFHFDLPDELIARYPTPDRTSSRLLQLTGNSGEVQDKHFTDILDLVNEGDLLVFNNTRVIPARVFGRKASGGKIEVLVERMVDEHTVLAHVRASKSPKPGTELLLGDKDQYSAVMVARHDALFEIRFTSDKAVLQILEEVGHMPLPPYIDRPDEDSDQERYQTVYNAKPGAVAAPTAGLHFDDEILAKIKAKGAKLAFVTLHVGAGTFQPVRVDNILEHHMHAEYVEVTQEVVDAINETKAQGGRVIAVGTTSVRSLESAAQDAVKKGTELKPFFGDTDIFIYPGYQFQLIDCLLTNFHLPESTLIMLVSAFAGYDNVMQAYKHAVEHNYRFFSYGDAMFVTRLGL; the protein is encoded by the coding sequence ATGCAAGTTTCTGATTTTCATTTTGACCTACCCGATGAATTGATCGCACGTTATCCGACGCCGGATCGTACTTCGAGCCGTTTACTGCAACTGACGGGTAATAGCGGTGAGGTTCAGGATAAACACTTCACTGATATTTTAGATCTTGTTAACGAAGGAGACTTGTTGGTATTCAATAATACCCGAGTGATTCCTGCTCGTGTCTTTGGTCGTAAAGCCAGTGGCGGCAAGATTGAAGTGTTGGTTGAGCGAATGGTCGATGAACACACTGTTTTAGCGCATGTGCGTGCCTCTAAGTCTCCTAAGCCGGGGACTGAGTTGTTGCTTGGCGACAAAGATCAATACTCAGCAGTGATGGTGGCAAGACACGATGCGCTGTTTGAGATTCGTTTTACCTCAGACAAAGCCGTATTGCAGATCCTAGAAGAAGTCGGCCACATGCCACTGCCTCCTTACATTGATCGCCCTGATGAAGATTCCGATCAAGAGCGTTATCAAACTGTGTATAACGCTAAGCCAGGCGCAGTAGCCGCCCCTACGGCTGGGCTGCATTTTGATGATGAAATCTTAGCTAAAATTAAAGCTAAAGGCGCAAAACTTGCATTCGTTACTTTGCATGTTGGCGCAGGCACATTCCAACCCGTCCGCGTTGACAACATTCTTGAACATCACATGCATGCCGAATATGTTGAAGTGACTCAAGAGGTGGTAGATGCCATCAACGAAACTAAAGCGCAAGGTGGTCGAGTCATTGCTGTGGGCACAACTTCTGTTCGCTCACTAGAAAGTGCGGCGCAAGACGCTGTGAAAAAGGGCACAGAACTTAAGCCTTTCTTTGGCGATACCGATATCTTTATCTATCCGGGTTATCAATTTCAGTTAATCGATTGCCTGCTAACTAATTTCCACTTACCTGAATCAACTTTGATCATGTTGGTCAGTGCGTTCGCTGGATATGATAATGTTATGCAAGCCTACAAACATGCGGTTGAGCACAACTATCGTTTCTTTAGTTATGGTGATGCGATGTTTGTGACTCGTTTAGGATTATAA
- the tgt gene encoding tRNA guanosine(34) transglycosylase Tgt: MKFQLKKTDGKARRGQLEFERGSVQTPAFMPVGTYGTVKGMTPEEVKGTGAEILLGNTFHLWLRPGQEVMKLHGDLHDFMNWQGPILTDSGGFQVFSLGDLRKITEKGVHFRNPVNGDKIFMDAEKSMEIQKDLGSDIVMIFDECTPYPATHNEAKKSMEMSLRWAQRSRDHFNKLENPNALFGIVQGGVYEDLRDVSVEGLTKIDFDGYAVGGLAVGEPKEDMHRILEHTCPQLPTDKPRYLMGVGKPEDLVEGVRRGIDMFDCVMPTRNARNGHLFVTGGVIKIRNAKHKIDTTPLDPECDCYTCRNYSKSYLHHLDRCNEILGARLNTIHNLRYYQRLMESIRKAIDEDRFDAFVEEFYARRDRDVPPMLKADA; the protein is encoded by the coding sequence GTGAAATTTCAACTAAAGAAAACGGACGGCAAAGCTCGTCGTGGTCAATTGGAGTTTGAACGCGGTTCGGTTCAAACCCCAGCATTTATGCCTGTAGGTACTTACGGCACTGTTAAAGGCATGACTCCGGAAGAAGTAAAAGGAACAGGCGCAGAAATCCTGTTGGGTAATACCTTTCACTTGTGGCTAAGACCGGGTCAAGAAGTCATGAAACTGCATGGCGACCTACACGACTTTATGAACTGGCAAGGTCCTATTCTTACTGACTCAGGCGGTTTTCAGGTATTTAGCTTAGGCGACTTACGTAAAATCACTGAAAAAGGTGTGCATTTTCGCAACCCAGTGAATGGCGACAAAATCTTTATGGATGCTGAAAAGTCTATGGAGATCCAAAAAGATCTCGGCTCTGACATCGTAATGATTTTTGACGAATGTACGCCATATCCTGCGACTCATAACGAAGCGAAAAAATCGATGGAAATGTCACTACGCTGGGCACAACGCTCTCGTGACCATTTCAACAAACTAGAAAACCCAAATGCGCTATTTGGTATTGTGCAAGGTGGCGTGTACGAAGATTTACGTGATGTATCCGTTGAAGGTCTGACTAAAATTGACTTTGACGGTTACGCGGTTGGCGGCCTAGCAGTCGGTGAACCTAAAGAAGATATGCACCGCATTCTTGAGCATACTTGCCCACAATTGCCAACAGATAAGCCACGTTACCTAATGGGCGTGGGTAAACCAGAAGACCTAGTAGAAGGTGTTCGTCGTGGTATTGATATGTTCGATTGCGTAATGCCTACTCGAAATGCCCGTAATGGCCACCTATTTGTGACCGGCGGTGTGATCAAGATCCGAAACGCGAAACATAAAATAGATACAACACCTCTAGATCCTGAGTGTGACTGTTACACTTGTCGCAACTATTCTAAATCGTATTTGCATCATCTAGATCGTTGTAATGAAATCTTAGGCGCTCGCCTAAATACCATTCATAACCTTCGTTATTATCAGCGTTTAATGGAAAGCATCCGTAAAGCCATTGACGAAGATAGATTCGACGCTTTCGTAGAAGAGTTTTATGCTCGTCGTGATAGAGACGTGCCGCCGATGCTAAAAGCTGACGCATAA
- the yajC gene encoding preprotein translocase subunit YajC — translation MSLFISQAHAATEGAAQGGGFEMLIMLGMFAVIFYFMIYRPQSKRAKEHKNLLASMTKGDEVLTSGGLVGKISSVSEDNDFISIELNANNVVVIKKDFVTAVLPKGTLKSL, via the coding sequence ATGAGTTTATTTATTTCTCAAGCTCACGCAGCGACTGAAGGTGCTGCTCAAGGCGGTGGTTTCGAAATGCTGATCATGCTTGGTATGTTCGCAGTTATTTTCTACTTCATGATTTACCGTCCACAGTCTAAGCGCGCAAAAGAGCATAAAAACCTTCTTGCTTCTATGACTAAAGGCGACGAAGTTCTTACTAGTGGTGGTTTAGTAGGTAAGATCTCTTCTGTTTCAGAAGACAACGATTTTATCTCTATCGAACTAAATGCTAACAATGTAGTTGTTATCAAGAAAGACTTCGTTACTGCAGTGTTACCTAAAGGTACGCTGAAATCTCTTTAA
- the secD gene encoding protein translocase subunit SecD: MLNRYPLWKYLMVLMAILVAALYALPNLYGEDPAIQITGARGASVDMATMDTITNALDKENLSHKSVSLENGSILVRFNDTDTQIGARDVISEALGSDAIVALNLAASTPSWLESIGAAPMKLGLDLRGGVHFLMEVDMDSAMNKLISQQEEAFRSELREEKIRYRAIHAGKDSVEVTLRNAEQLSQAESLLKSKHPDMLFADSDSDGRFVLSATFTEARLTEIRNYAVEQNITILRNRVNELGVAEPLVQRQGASRIVVELPGVQDTARAKEILGATATLEFREVDMQADLSAAANGRVPAGSEVKFDRDGRPAVLKKRVILGGSSITDASSSADEYGRPQVNISLDSEGGSKMAAFSRQNIGKLMATVFAEYKDSGKRTPEGKVILNKHEEVINQATIQSALGRSFRITGIDSAAEAHNLALLLRAGALIAPISIVEERTIGPSMGQQNIDKGVQACMWGMLAVMLFTLVYYRKFGFIANMALMANLVLIIGIMSMIPGATMTLPGIAGIVLTVGMAVDANVLIFERIREELREGRSPQQAIHQGYANAFSTIADANITTLLTAIILFAVGTGAIKGFAVTLSIGILTSMFTAIIGTRCVVNLLYGGKRVTKLSI; encoded by the coding sequence GTGTTAAACCGTTATCCGTTATGGAAGTACTTGATGGTCTTAATGGCCATTCTAGTAGCGGCACTGTATGCCCTTCCGAATCTTTACGGTGAAGATCCAGCCATACAAATCACAGGAGCACGTGGTGCTTCTGTTGATATGGCGACCATGGATACTATCACCAATGCTCTTGATAAAGAGAATCTATCTCACAAGTCTGTTTCGTTAGAAAATGGCTCAATTCTAGTTCGCTTTAATGACACTGACACCCAAATTGGTGCTCGTGATGTTATTTCTGAAGCACTAGGTTCAGATGCAATTGTTGCACTTAACCTTGCCGCTTCAACTCCTAGCTGGTTAGAAAGCATTGGCGCTGCGCCAATGAAGCTTGGTCTTGACTTGCGCGGTGGTGTGCACTTCTTAATGGAAGTGGACATGGACTCTGCAATGAACAAGCTTATCTCACAGCAGGAAGAAGCCTTCCGTAGTGAGCTACGTGAAGAGAAAATTCGTTACCGTGCTATTCATGCAGGTAAAGACTCTGTAGAAGTTACATTGCGCAATGCTGAGCAACTGTCTCAAGCAGAAAGCCTTCTAAAATCAAAACACCCAGATATGTTGTTTGCTGATTCAGACAGCGACGGTCGTTTTGTACTAAGTGCTACCTTTACAGAGGCTCGTCTTACTGAAATTCGCAACTACGCTGTTGAGCAAAACATTACGATTTTGCGTAACCGTGTAAACGAACTGGGTGTTGCTGAACCTTTGGTTCAACGTCAAGGTGCAAGCCGCATCGTGGTTGAATTACCAGGTGTTCAAGACACAGCTCGCGCTAAAGAAATCTTAGGTGCTACTGCAACTCTAGAATTCCGTGAAGTTGATATGCAGGCTGATTTGTCTGCTGCGGCAAACGGTCGTGTTCCTGCGGGCAGTGAAGTTAAGTTTGATCGTGATGGTCGCCCAGCGGTACTGAAAAAACGCGTTATTCTTGGCGGTTCAAGCATCACTGATGCAAGCTCTAGCGCCGATGAATATGGTCGTCCTCAAGTTAACATCTCGCTAGATAGCGAAGGTGGTAGCAAGATGGCTGCATTCTCTCGCCAAAACATTGGCAAGCTGATGGCAACCGTATTTGCTGAGTACAAAGACAGTGGTAAGCGTACTCCAGAAGGCAAAGTGATTCTTAATAAACACGAAGAAGTGATCAACCAAGCGACCATTCAGTCTGCTCTAGGTCGTAGCTTCCGTATTACAGGTATCGACTCTGCTGCTGAAGCTCATAACTTAGCCTTGCTACTTCGTGCTGGTGCCTTGATTGCGCCAATCTCGATTGTAGAAGAACGTACAATTGGTCCATCAATGGGTCAGCAGAATATCGATAAAGGTGTTCAAGCTTGTATGTGGGGCATGTTAGCGGTAATGCTATTCACACTGGTTTACTACCGTAAGTTTGGTTTTATTGCCAACATGGCACTAATGGCAAACCTTGTGTTGATCATTGGTATTATGTCGATGATTCCAGGTGCGACAATGACGCTGCCGGGTATTGCCGGTATCGTATTGACCGTTGGTATGGCCGTTGATGCGAACGTACTGATCTTTGAGCGTATACGTGAAGAGCTAAGAGAAGGACGCAGTCCTCAACAAGCGATTCACCAAGGTTACGCCAATGCCTTTAGTACGATTGCGGATGCTAACATCACAACTTTATTAACAGCAATCATTCTGTTTGCTGTCGGTACAGGTGCGATTAAAGGCTTTGCTGTAACACTGTCTATCGGTATTTTAACTTCAATGTTTACTGCGATTATTGGTACACGTTGTGTAGTTAACCTGCTGTATGGCGGTAAACGTGTTACTAAACTGTCGATCTAA
- the secF gene encoding protein translocase subunit SecF — MFQILKSEGTIDFMRWSKGAVVFSLLMIAASIYTISTNWLNWGLDFTGGTLIEVGFENPANLEEIRTSLSDRGFGDATVQNFGSARDVMVRLRPHEGLQGEKLGLQIIQALEEGTGESVEMRRVEFVGPNVGDELAEAGGLAIIVSLICILLYVSVRFEWRLAAGAVLALAHDVIITIGIFSIMQIEVDLTIVAALLTVVGYSLNDTIVVFDRIRENFRRVRKGGAVEIINGAITQTLSRTLITSGTTLFVVIALFTKGGANIHGFATALLLGITVGTYSSIYVASNLALKLGVSREHLMPPKVEKEGAEFDEMP, encoded by the coding sequence ATGTTTCAAATATTGAAAAGTGAAGGAACGATCGACTTTATGCGCTGGTCAAAAGGCGCGGTTGTTTTTTCATTACTAATGATTGCAGCTTCAATCTACACCATTTCAACTAACTGGTTGAACTGGGGTCTAGATTTTACCGGTGGTACGCTGATTGAAGTGGGTTTTGAGAACCCTGCCAACCTAGAAGAAATTCGTACTTCATTGAGCGATAGAGGTTTTGGCGATGCAACGGTACAGAACTTTGGTTCTGCCCGTGATGTTATGGTTCGTCTACGTCCTCATGAAGGTCTACAAGGTGAAAAACTAGGCCTACAAATCATCCAAGCATTGGAAGAAGGTACTGGTGAATCTGTAGAGATGCGTCGTGTTGAGTTTGTTGGTCCTAACGTTGGGGATGAACTTGCAGAGGCGGGTGGTCTAGCGATCATCGTATCTCTGATTTGTATCTTGTTGTATGTTTCTGTGCGTTTTGAATGGCGTTTAGCAGCTGGTGCGGTATTGGCACTTGCGCACGATGTTATCATTACCATCGGCATCTTCTCTATCATGCAAATCGAGGTAGACTTGACTATCGTGGCGGCATTGCTAACGGTTGTCGGTTACTCGCTCAACGATACCATCGTTGTATTTGACCGGATTCGTGAGAACTTCCGTCGAGTACGTAAAGGTGGTGCAGTTGAGATTATCAATGGCGCGATCACTCAAACCTTGAGCCGTACCTTGATTACTTCTGGTACAACTTTATTCGTAGTTATTGCCCTATTTACTAAGGGTGGTGCAAATATCCATGGCTTCGCAACTGCATTGCTATTGGGTATCACAGTAGGTACATATTCATCTATCTACGTAGCATCAAACTTAGCATTGAAACTGGGTGTATCTCGTGAGCACTTGATGCCACCTAAAGTTGAGAAGGAAGGCGCAGAATTTGACGAAATGCCTTAA
- the fkpB gene encoding FKBP-type peptidyl-prolyl cis-trans isomerase: MSVITKDSAVTMHFAIKLEDGSVADSTYQMGKPAKLVIGDGSLSDNFEACLLGLKAGDKNSVELKAVDAFGLPNPDNIHHMDRAKFVGEAQVEVGTIMAFNGPDGVEIPGIITEIAGDSVTVDFNHPLAGRDVTFDVEIVSID, encoded by the coding sequence ATGTCAGTAATTACAAAAGACAGTGCAGTCACTATGCATTTCGCAATCAAACTTGAAGATGGTTCGGTAGCAGACAGTACTTATCAAATGGGCAAACCAGCGAAACTGGTGATTGGTGACGGTAGCTTGAGTGACAACTTTGAAGCGTGCTTGCTGGGGCTAAAAGCGGGAGACAAAAATAGTGTTGAGCTAAAAGCGGTAGACGCTTTTGGTTTACCAAATCCTGACAACATTCATCATATGGATCGTGCTAAATTTGTCGGTGAAGCTCAAGTTGAAGTAGGCACCATTATGGCATTCAATGGGCCTGATGGCGTCGAAATTCCTGGCATCATTACCGAGATTGCAGGGGACTCAGTCACCGTTGATTTCAATCATCCTCTAGCAGGGCGTGATGTTACCTTTGATGTTGAAATAGTTTCAATCGATTGA
- the ispH gene encoding 4-hydroxy-3-methylbut-2-enyl diphosphate reductase produces the protein MEILLANPRGFCAGVDRAISIVERALEMYQPPIYVRHEVVHNRFVVEGLKARGAIFVEELSEVPDDNIVIFSAHGVSQAVRKEAKQRDLTVFDATCPLVTKVHMEVARASRRHIEVVLIGHTGHPEVEGTMGQYASSEGGMYLVEKAEDVDALLPIIKDPSNLHYVSQTTLSVDETADVIDRLRQVFPSIQGPRKDDICYATQNRQDAVRTMANEVDVMIVVGSKNSSNSTRLKELAEKLGTPAYLTDCPEDLNADWFKSKNKVGMTAGASAPEELVNTILEKIKTLSDCNQVTELSGREENMFFEVPKELQVKNL, from the coding sequence ATGGAAATTCTATTAGCTAACCCGCGTGGTTTTTGTGCCGGTGTTGACCGAGCTATCAGCATCGTTGAACGAGCGCTTGAGATGTACCAGCCTCCTATCTATGTTCGACACGAAGTTGTGCATAACCGTTTTGTAGTTGAAGGGCTGAAAGCTCGCGGCGCAATTTTTGTTGAAGAACTGAGTGAAGTGCCTGATGACAACATTGTTATCTTTTCTGCGCATGGCGTATCACAAGCGGTGCGTAAAGAAGCCAAACAGCGTGATTTGACCGTATTTGATGCAACTTGTCCATTGGTGACCAAAGTGCATATGGAAGTGGCTAGAGCAAGCCGCAGACATATCGAGGTGGTATTGATCGGGCATACAGGCCATCCTGAAGTTGAAGGCACTATGGGGCAGTATGCAAGCAGCGAAGGCGGCATGTATTTGGTTGAGAAAGCTGAAGATGTTGATGCATTGCTACCTATCATCAAAGACCCATCAAATCTGCATTATGTTAGCCAAACCACTTTGTCGGTGGACGAAACCGCGGATGTGATTGATCGCCTGCGTCAGGTTTTCCCGAGTATCCAAGGGCCACGTAAAGATGACATTTGCTACGCTACGCAAAACCGCCAAGATGCGGTGCGAACTATGGCAAATGAAGTGGACGTAATGATAGTCGTTGGCTCTAAAAACTCATCTAACTCAACACGATTAAAAGAGTTGGCAGAAAAGCTAGGTACTCCTGCTTACTTAACTGATTGCCCAGAAGATCTGAACGCTGATTGGTTTAAAAGTAAGAATAAGGTAGGCATGACCGCTGGTGCATCCGCTCCAGAAGAGTTGGTAAACACTATCTTAGAAAAAATAAAAACTTTGTCTGATTGCAATCAAGTCACTGAACTCTCTGGTCGTGAAGAGAATATGTTCTTTGAAGTGCCAAAAGAGTTGCAGGTTAAAAATCTATAA